In Methanonatronarchaeum sp. AMET-Sl, one genomic interval encodes:
- a CDS encoding transcription initiation factor IIB, whose product MSTEIGETKNEIEKKVKSERDHIGEYEESDKCPECGGIKLIRDYERAELVCEKCGLVIDGDFIDTGPDWRAFDSEERNKKMRVGAPMDIMTHDKGLSTNIGTGTRDSNGNSISSNKKTKFYRLRKWHRQSKFSDSKERDLALALGELNRMASQLNIPKSVSEDASMIYRKIAEKGLVKGRSIEAMVGSVLYISCRQNKIPRTLDEISDSARVSRKEIGRAYRYIASELGIMLQPAKPEEYVPRFCSQLGLTNKVQFKAEEILKQASEKELTSGRDPTSIAAAGIYIASVKCGEKRSQKKVANAASTTEVTVRNRYQELCEELNIEMNVN is encoded by the coding sequence ATGTCAACAGAAATTGGAGAAACAAAAAACGAAATAGAAAAAAAAGTTAAAAGTGAGAGAGACCACATTGGGGAATACGAAGAAAGTGACAAATGCCCCGAATGTGGCGGAATAAAACTAATAAGAGATTATGAGCGAGCAGAACTAGTATGTGAGAAATGTGGTCTTGTGATAGATGGAGACTTTATAGACACAGGCCCAGACTGGAGGGCGTTCGACAGCGAAGAAAGAAATAAAAAAATGAGAGTAGGCGCCCCCATGGACATAATGACACACGACAAAGGCCTGTCAACAAACATAGGAACCGGAACCCGAGACAGCAACGGAAACTCAATCAGCTCCAACAAAAAAACCAAATTCTACCGCCTAAGAAAATGGCACAGACAATCAAAATTCAGCGACTCAAAAGAAAGAGACCTAGCACTAGCCCTCGGAGAACTAAACCGAATGGCATCACAACTCAACATACCAAAAAGCGTAAGCGAAGACGCATCAATGATATACCGAAAAATAGCAGAAAAAGGCCTCGTAAAAGGCAGATCAATAGAAGCAATGGTAGGATCCGTACTATACATCAGCTGCAGACAAAACAAAATCCCACGAACACTAGACGAAATATCAGACAGCGCAAGAGTATCAAGAAAAGAAATAGGCCGAGCATACCGATACATCGCAAGCGAACTCGGAATAATGCTACAACCAGCAAAACCAGAAGAATACGTACCACGATTCTGCAGCCAACTCGGACTAACAAACAAAGTCCAATTCAAAGCAGAAGAAATCCTAAAACAAGCATCAGAAAAAGAACTAACAAGCGGACGAGACCCAACATCTATAGCCGCAGCAGGAATATACATCGCAAGCGTAAAATGCGGCGAAAAAAGATCACAAAAAAAGGTAGCAAACGCAGCAAGCACAACAGAAGTAACCGTACGAAACCGATACCAAGAACTCTGCGAAGAACTCAACATAGAAATGAACGTAAACTAA
- a CDS encoding cupin domain-containing protein, which yields MEKEEISNFSGEIIQLKELVDYQEGSIVSRTLMNRDSGSLTLFAIDKGQKISEHTAPYDALAIILEGTAKITIDNEEYTLNEEETILMPENTPHSLEGTEKFKMFLIMMS from the coding sequence ATGGAGAAGGAAGAAATATCTAATTTTTCAGGCGAAATAATCCAGTTAAAAGAACTTGTAGATTACCAAGAAGGCTCCATAGTCAGCAGAACATTAATGAATAGAGACAGCGGCAGCCTAACCCTATTCGCAATAGACAAAGGCCAGAAAATAAGCGAACACACCGCTCCCTACGACGCACTCGCAATCATACTCGAAGGAACAGCAAAAATAACAATCGATAACGAAGAATACACATTAAACGAAGAAGAAACCATATTAATGCCAGAAAACACACCACACAGCCTAGAAGGAACCGAAAAATTCAAAATGTTCTTAATAATGATGTCCTAA
- a CDS encoding SPFH domain-containing protein, whose product MDLLVLLALVGFALALFLIIAAYSIVIIKEYERALKFKFGEFIEVLEPGLHIIIPYVHKVEKVDYRTRSFDVSPQKVLTKDNVSTSVNAIVFLRVRRGKEQIKKSVLEVDNYERVTVDYARTMLRDMISSRNLDTILQEREEMAQVMKERLDTKTDEYGVEIMDVEIKDVSIPDEMERAMAASAEAERDRKARIIDANGELQAAVRTRIASELLGTKGYRLRTLQTLDSVAVENATIVTIPTSLISEDMMASDEEEGLSKDLVKEIDLKSLLKTINIEDLARDIQ is encoded by the coding sequence ATGGATTTATTAGTGTTGCTCGCTCTTGTTGGTTTTGCTTTAGCGTTGTTTTTAATTATAGCGGCATACTCGATTGTTATAATCAAGGAGTATGAACGGGCTTTGAAGTTTAAGTTCGGTGAATTCATCGAGGTATTGGAGCCAGGTCTCCATATAATCATACCCTATGTACATAAAGTTGAGAAGGTTGATTACCGAACCCGATCGTTCGATGTTAGCCCACAAAAAGTCTTGACAAAAGACAATGTCAGCACCTCCGTTAACGCAATAGTGTTTCTACGAGTAAGACGCGGAAAAGAACAAATCAAGAAATCGGTATTAGAAGTCGATAACTATGAACGGGTTACCGTTGACTACGCCAGAACAATGCTCAGAGATATGATCAGCAGTCGAAACCTAGACACAATTCTACAGGAACGGGAAGAAATGGCTCAAGTAATGAAAGAACGACTGGACACAAAAACCGATGAATACGGCGTTGAAATCATGGACGTAGAGATAAAAGACGTCTCAATCCCAGACGAAATGGAAAGAGCAATGGCAGCAAGCGCCGAAGCCGAAAGAGACAGAAAAGCAAGAATAATAGACGCAAACGGAGAACTACAAGCCGCAGTAAGAACAAGAATCGCAAGCGAACTACTCGGAACAAAAGGATACCGACTAAGAACACTACAAACCCTAGACTCAGTAGCAGTAGAAAACGCAACAATCGTAACAATCCCAACCTCACTAATCTCAGAAGACATGATGGCAAGCGACGAAGAAGAAGGATTATCAAAAGACCTCGTAAAAGAAATAGACCTCAAAAGCCTCCTAAAAACAATAAACATCGAAGACCTAGCACGCGACATCCAATAA
- the twy1 gene encoding 4-demethylwyosine synthase TYW1: protein MIPNKIQDKLQDQGYRLVGRHSAVKLCHWLKESLQNKPGCYKQRFYGIESHRCLQMTPTVVYCNQKCVFCWRSYEHWTKTKLPTYDPPQKIYQQTIQAQKQLLTGFGGSPEKYQKELIKEARQPKHLAISLSGEPTLYPKINQLIEHAHQQNMTTFLVTNGQQPKTIKNLTPPTQLYISLDAANKKQYQKICRPTHKNGWQKLQQTLKTLPKINGRTAIRITLINNLNDQPQQYIKLLNKAKPDYIEIKAYMHVGYSRKRLNRNRMPSNQQIKNFSNKITDKTDYQLENHVPESRVTLLTKDKDPELNT from the coding sequence ATGATACCGAATAAAATACAAGACAAACTACAAGACCAAGGCTATCGGTTGGTAGGCAGACATAGTGCTGTAAAACTATGTCACTGGCTAAAAGAATCACTACAAAACAAACCAGGTTGCTACAAACAAAGATTCTATGGAATAGAAAGCCATCGCTGCCTCCAAATGACCCCAACCGTAGTCTACTGCAACCAAAAATGTGTTTTTTGCTGGAGATCCTACGAACACTGGACAAAAACAAAACTACCTACATATGACCCACCACAAAAAATATATCAACAAACTATCCAAGCCCAAAAACAATTGCTAACCGGGTTTGGAGGAAGTCCAGAAAAATACCAAAAAGAACTAATAAAAGAAGCCAGACAACCAAAACACCTAGCAATCTCACTCTCAGGAGAACCAACACTCTACCCAAAAATAAACCAACTAATCGAACACGCACACCAACAAAACATGACAACCTTCCTAGTAACAAACGGACAACAACCCAAAACAATCAAAAACCTCACACCACCAACCCAACTCTACATATCCCTAGACGCAGCCAACAAAAAACAATACCAAAAAATATGCAGGCCAACACACAAAAACGGCTGGCAAAAACTACAACAAACCCTAAAAACATTACCAAAAATAAACGGAAGAACAGCAATCAGAATAACCCTAATAAACAACCTAAACGACCAACCCCAACAATACATAAAACTACTCAACAAAGCAAAACCCGACTACATAGAAATAAAAGCCTACATGCACGTAGGATACTCAAGAAAACGACTAAATAGAAATAGAATGCCATCAAACCAACAAATAAAAAACTTCTCAAACAAAATAACCGACAAAACAGACTACCAACTAGAAAACCACGTCCCAGAAAGCCGAGTAACACTACTAACCAAAGACAAAGACCCAGAACTAAACACATAA
- a CDS encoding methanogenesis marker 15 protein encodes MIDIAQLSCGPEYSGIQKEVNKAAESVGANLFHPDVDLEDIGPAVEKFGFEPASANLKLLIARAKNIADGKIDADAAIILSCFRCAEGALVRSEVRKYLQENTDIPVVTYAFTEKTDAGELLTRMEALVSIVEKKDLLSWDKQVGISAGLDSGSSTTKCVIMQDNEIIGTSWHPTKEVIPTAKKVYKEALEEADLKEKDIEKIGVSGYGRHTMGKEFNADLIQEELTAGSKGAAWLSDTMKGGATILDIGGMDNKAINIHDGIPDSFTMGGICAGASGRFLEMTASRIGVDIEELGPLSLKGDPHAINMDSYCAIFGIQDLVTSLSEGHKIEDVAAAACYSVAEQIYQEQLQELEIREPIIQVGGTALIDGLPKAVSEILGGKEVIVPDYPQFGVVVGACLLASAVWK; translated from the coding sequence GTGATAGATATAGCACAACTAAGTTGTGGACCCGAATACAGCGGAATTCAAAAAGAAGTTAACAAAGCAGCAGAATCGGTTGGAGCCAACCTATTCCACCCAGACGTCGACCTAGAAGACATAGGGCCAGCCGTAGAAAAATTCGGGTTTGAACCAGCATCAGCAAACCTAAAACTATTGATAGCCAGAGCAAAAAACATCGCAGACGGAAAAATCGATGCAGACGCCGCAATAATCCTCAGTTGTTTCCGATGCGCAGAAGGCGCATTAGTAAGAAGCGAAGTCCGAAAATACCTCCAAGAAAACACAGACATACCGGTCGTAACCTACGCCTTCACCGAAAAAACAGACGCCGGAGAACTACTAACCAGAATGGAAGCCCTCGTAAGCATAGTGGAAAAAAAAGACCTACTATCCTGGGACAAACAAGTCGGCATAAGTGCAGGCCTAGACAGCGGGTCCTCAACAACAAAATGCGTCATAATGCAAGACAACGAAATAATCGGCACCAGCTGGCACCCAACAAAAGAAGTCATACCAACCGCCAAAAAAGTCTACAAAGAAGCACTAGAAGAAGCCGATTTAAAAGAAAAAGACATAGAAAAAATAGGCGTAAGCGGATACGGCCGCCACACAATGGGCAAAGAATTCAATGCAGACCTAATCCAAGAAGAACTAACAGCAGGAAGCAAAGGAGCAGCCTGGCTATCAGACACAATGAAAGGCGGAGCAACAATCCTAGATATCGGGGGAATGGACAACAAAGCCATAAACATACACGACGGAATACCAGACAGCTTCACAATGGGAGGAATATGCGCAGGAGCAAGCGGCCGATTCCTAGAAATGACCGCCAGCAGAATAGGAGTAGACATAGAAGAACTCGGACCACTAAGCCTAAAAGGCGACCCACACGCAATCAACATGGACAGCTACTGCGCAATCTTCGGAATCCAAGACCTCGTAACAAGCCTATCAGAAGGCCATAAAATAGAAGACGTAGCCGCAGCCGCATGCTACAGCGTAGCCGAACAAATCTACCAAGAACAACTCCAAGAACTAGAAATAAGAGAACCAATAATACAAGTCGGAGGAACAGCCCTAATAGACGGACTACCAAAAGCAGTCAGCGAAATACTCGGCGGAAAAGAAGTAATCGTACCAGACTACCCACAATTCGGAGTCGTCGTAGGAGCCTGCCTACTAGCCTCAGCAGTCTGGAAATAA
- a CDS encoding methanogenesis marker 5 protein, whose product MKVFINPPNSLIMSRLVEKLGHEPLTMMERVGKKVRDNEIDSPPMNITEIDAEKGLKYASSEVPSGVRGRMAIIGPMIDEADAAIIVSESNMAFGCVGCARSNELINYLLINRDIPLLKVRYPNTDEEGQEMIQKVKQFLEDLE is encoded by the coding sequence ATGAAGGTTTTTATAAACCCCCCAAACAGCTTAATCATGTCCCGGTTAGTCGAGAAACTGGGTCACGAACCCTTAACAATGATGGAGAGAGTTGGAAAGAAGGTAAGAGACAACGAAATCGATTCACCACCAATGAACATAACCGAGATAGATGCAGAAAAAGGCCTAAAATATGCTTCAAGCGAAGTACCAAGCGGAGTAAGAGGCCGGATGGCAATAATAGGACCAATGATAGATGAAGCAGACGCCGCAATAATAGTAAGCGAATCCAATATGGCATTTGGATGCGTCGGATGCGCAAGATCAAACGAACTAATAAACTACCTACTAATAAACCGAGACATACCACTACTGAAAGTACGATACCCAAACACAGATGAAGAAGGCCAGGAAATGATCCAGAAAGTAAAACAGTTTTTGGAGGACCTTGAGTGA
- a CDS encoding methanogenesis marker protein 6, which produces MTKTKMLVLSPESSLTPSYVSKVLHQLDLQLTIKETCYGVNLEGDEEEVEEAVEKALKLGSEDEIYVKTRGYPVADHRRCRATEGSRPGFCQLQNEFKTMSKIKSSPTPTPTGPEPEVEKDVERAKQKREEKLDPEKLQKLIDEIEEKEK; this is translated from the coding sequence TTGACAAAGACCAAAATGTTAGTTTTATCCCCAGAATCAAGTTTAACACCAAGTTATGTATCAAAGGTATTACACCAACTCGACCTACAATTAACAATAAAAGAAACCTGCTATGGAGTAAACCTAGAAGGAGATGAAGAAGAAGTGGAAGAAGCAGTTGAGAAAGCTTTGAAGTTAGGTAGTGAAGATGAAATCTACGTTAAAACCCGGGGGTATCCAGTTGCAGATCACCGTAGATGTAGAGCAACAGAAGGCTCAAGACCCGGGTTCTGCCAACTGCAAAACGAATTCAAAACAATGTCCAAAATAAAATCAAGCCCCACCCCAACACCAACCGGGCCCGAACCAGAGGTTGAAAAGGATGTGGAGCGTGCGAAACAAAAAAGAGAAGAAAAACTGGATCCAGAGAAACTACAGAAATTAATAGATGAAATAGAGGAAAAAGAAAAATGA
- a CDS encoding methanogenesis marker 3 protein produces MKISVDGEEREVDKDAVLGDVVELSSGCVAGIIKEVEQVVQEKEREYQVETDKGDFTIGLNDSQHAEQFVEEIESIEELGVRWSSKKIAALGPFKSNVPIQKTNYNYQVGDIFFGVSGLDNDNTYLMLAREEHTKGYGTGGGVIGRIKRGKHMVDYLKEGDSIKEISQVKSREERYDSFYTNDPETELAPGMQIYSKISIKLGQAAPLSSEYFLRKTENNYLEVGETTDTYLKCNGRIRNLPAENNVRRGRGVVTVRNEGDGRGNIYLYKKDRPMHTNHNVIGEVVSGVKLLDILDEGCRIMVETRPKRMLSIGLTQEEAGQLFGNNGIKHKRVGETGDEAVVIRQEPRLTLDLKEGGVVETYGVDPERIMDVELYYEDASETTDYFKRVSRLISEDVGQLEVYFASQKISNVMFKGDQDLAGNLKPENTPNNQVAKGEIGITNMSKPNKGMIGIRLEDSDRYGPTGEGFKATNITGKVVNGLENLTELNDGDKIYIREIKPQAPAPEKEREKEKEIERESDFGSEEEIKGDEGR; encoded by the coding sequence ATGAAGATATCGGTTGACGGTGAAGAAAGAGAGGTAGATAAGGATGCTGTTTTGGGGGATGTTGTAGAGCTCTCTAGTGGTTGTGTGGCTGGAATCATAAAAGAGGTGGAGCAGGTTGTTCAGGAGAAGGAGAGGGAGTACCAAGTGGAGACGGATAAAGGGGATTTCACTATAGGTTTGAACGATAGCCAGCACGCAGAACAGTTTGTTGAAGAGATAGAGAGTATCGAGGAGTTGGGGGTCAGGTGGTCTTCTAAAAAAATAGCTGCTTTAGGACCCTTCAAATCCAATGTACCGATCCAGAAAACCAACTATAACTATCAGGTTGGCGATATCTTCTTCGGAGTCAGTGGGCTGGACAACGATAATACCTATTTGATGTTGGCTAGAGAGGAACATACTAAGGGATATGGAACGGGTGGGGGAGTGATCGGCCGTATCAAGCGTGGTAAACATATGGTTGATTATTTGAAGGAAGGAGATTCAATAAAGGAGATAAGTCAGGTTAAGTCTAGGGAAGAAAGATATGACTCCTTCTATACAAACGACCCGGAAACAGAGTTGGCTCCAGGAATGCAGATCTACAGTAAAATCTCGATAAAACTAGGTCAGGCTGCTCCACTATCTTCAGAATATTTCTTGAGAAAAACGGAAAACAACTATCTAGAGGTTGGGGAGACAACCGATACCTATCTTAAATGTAATGGCCGGATACGGAATCTACCGGCTGAGAATAATGTTAGGCGGGGCCGGGGTGTTGTAACGGTTAGAAACGAAGGAGACGGTCGAGGGAACATCTATCTATATAAAAAAGACAGGCCGATGCATACAAACCACAACGTAATTGGAGAGGTAGTAAGTGGTGTTAAGTTGTTGGATATATTGGATGAAGGTTGTCGTATTATGGTTGAGACCAGGCCTAAACGGATGTTGTCGATTGGTTTAACCCAGGAAGAAGCCGGCCAACTATTTGGAAATAATGGTATCAAGCATAAACGTGTTGGAGAAACCGGTGATGAAGCGGTAGTGATTAGGCAGGAACCCAGGCTCACACTCGACCTCAAGGAAGGTGGGGTAGTTGAGACATATGGAGTTGACCCAGAACGCATCATGGATGTAGAGCTATATTATGAGGATGCATCGGAAACAACAGATTATTTCAAAAGAGTCTCCAGACTTATATCGGAGGACGTAGGTCAGTTAGAGGTATATTTTGCCTCCCAAAAAATATCGAATGTAATGTTCAAGGGCGACCAAGACCTGGCAGGCAACCTAAAACCCGAGAACACACCCAACAACCAGGTTGCTAAAGGAGAGATCGGAATCACAAACATGTCCAAACCAAACAAAGGAATGATCGGCATCCGATTGGAGGACAGCGATAGATATGGACCGACAGGAGAAGGATTCAAAGCAACCAACATAACTGGAAAAGTGGTTAATGGCCTAGAAAACCTAACCGAACTAAACGATGGAGACAAAATCTACATAAGAGAAATAAAACCCCAAGCTCCTGCGCCCGAAAAAGAAAGAGAAAAAGAAAAAGAAATAGAAAGAGAAAGTGATTTTGGTTCTGAAGAAGAGATAAAAGGAGATGAAGGCCGTTGA
- a CDS encoding (Fe-S)-binding protein → MENYRKTVSKCTECGKCSEVCSICRVVDDPVYSPRSKIEFVSKLEDGEILEQEEIDSIYLCTMCGLCDDVCPEDIPLSDVIKYERGLIAVRGEEPGKTPHIIDNILEDKNPGGFDNSKRQDWVTDDLEFSEDSDVGYMAGCWISFKYPEIAQQTIRILNKADIEPQLIDEEKCCGLFVTDNGHMAELELYAKEYTEEIEEQGIETLVVSCPACYGQMNKMYPLLYREPEFDIKMSMQLYSELLEEGKLELEGGEGEISVKDGCPITDMSELPRNMLTEAGYSLNELFDGETVCCGAPAGVKPNYPEISNKIGQLTIDQAREISDELVTVCPFCLYHYEGLEESQKIDMKDLSVLLGEKIKKRDI, encoded by the coding sequence ATGGAAAATTATAGAAAAACTGTATCTAAATGTACGGAGTGTGGTAAGTGTTCGGAGGTTTGCTCTATCTGCAGGGTTGTTGATGACCCGGTCTATAGTCCTAGATCTAAAATCGAGTTTGTATCAAAACTGGAGGATGGAGAGATATTGGAGCAAGAGGAGATAGATTCGATTTATTTATGCACGATGTGTGGATTGTGCGATGATGTATGTCCTGAGGACATTCCGTTAAGCGATGTAATTAAGTATGAAAGAGGTTTGATTGCGGTTAGGGGTGAAGAGCCTGGGAAAACACCACACATAATCGACAACATACTGGAAGATAAAAACCCAGGTGGTTTCGACAACTCTAAACGCCAAGACTGGGTTACAGACGACTTAGAGTTCTCTGAGGACAGTGATGTCGGGTATATGGCTGGGTGTTGGATATCATTTAAATATCCTGAGATAGCTCAACAAACCATTAGAATACTTAACAAAGCGGATATAGAACCACAATTAATAGATGAAGAGAAATGTTGTGGCCTGTTTGTAACAGATAACGGACATATGGCTGAACTAGAGTTATACGCAAAAGAGTATACAGAAGAGATTGAGGAGCAGGGAATAGAGACCTTGGTTGTTAGCTGTCCAGCCTGCTACGGACAGATGAACAAGATGTACCCACTGTTATATAGAGAGCCAGAGTTCGACATAAAAATGAGTATGCAGTTATATAGTGAATTGCTTGAAGAAGGGAAACTTGAATTAGAGGGTGGGGAAGGAGAGATATCTGTTAAAGATGGTTGTCCAATAACAGATATGTCAGAACTACCACGAAACATGCTTACTGAAGCAGGATACTCATTAAACGAGTTGTTCGATGGAGAAACTGTTTGTTGTGGAGCACCAGCAGGAGTAAAACCAAACTACCCAGAAATATCAAACAAAATCGGCCAACTAACTATAGACCAAGCAAGAGAAATAAGCGATGAATTAGTCACAGTATGCCCATTCTGCCTATACCACTACGAAGGACTAGAAGAAAGCCAGAAAATAGATATGAAAGACCTATCCGTCTTATTAGGAGAAAAAATAAAAAAAAGAGACATCTAA
- a CDS encoding M20/M25/M40 family metallo-hydrolase translates to MRTGEIIEDTRKLVEIPSWRDEAEAGEFVCDLVGGEIDEVGNVFARKGSGSPEIAFISHLDTVPPSGEHEVRVEGDRIYGRGAADMKGTLVSMAKAFEDAEPQGTLVFASFVGEETNAKGVKHAVKNGFQPDYAVIGEGTVGYTEEGKIDVCVAHRGRREYRVITKGRPSHASQPHLGENAIYSMMDVLKEIKELDDVKEEIFGEMVKSSSCVTQIESMGASNVVPDRCQITVDVRTTPKNMFKIEVGDKVEVVSDVPPMITEDEKLIQGLEKSIEFNTGYQPKRIIKPQTTDSGFLKEAGVETIVLGGAESKEPHSNNESVSIDILEDLYTIYKHFANTQQ, encoded by the coding sequence TTGAGAACTGGAGAGATCATTGAGGATACTCGCAAGCTTGTTGAGATTCCGTCATGGCGTGATGAGGCGGAGGCAGGTGAGTTTGTCTGTGATTTGGTTGGCGGTGAGATTGACGAGGTCGGTAATGTTTTCGCTCGTAAAGGTAGTGGTAGTCCGGAGATAGCGTTTATTTCTCACCTAGATACTGTTCCTCCATCTGGGGAGCATGAAGTACGGGTTGAAGGAGACCGTATCTATGGTAGAGGTGCTGCCGACATGAAGGGTACTTTGGTTTCAATGGCTAAGGCGTTTGAAGATGCTGAGCCCCAAGGCACCCTGGTTTTTGCAAGTTTTGTGGGTGAGGAAACCAATGCTAAGGGTGTTAAACATGCGGTTAAGAATGGTTTTCAACCTGATTATGCGGTGATTGGTGAAGGAACTGTTGGCTATACAGAAGAAGGTAAAATCGATGTCTGCGTTGCCCATAGAGGTCGGCGCGAATACAGAGTTATCACTAAGGGAAGGCCTTCCCACGCTTCCCAACCACATCTAGGTGAGAACGCGATCTACAGTATGATGGATGTTCTCAAGGAAATTAAAGAGCTTGATGACGTTAAAGAAGAGATTTTTGGTGAAATGGTTAAGTCAAGTAGTTGTGTAACCCAAATCGAGAGTATGGGAGCATCCAACGTTGTTCCAGACAGATGTCAAATAACCGTTGACGTCCGCACAACACCGAAAAACATGTTTAAAATAGAGGTGGGGGATAAGGTCGAAGTTGTTTCAGATGTACCTCCAATGATAACTGAAGATGAAAAACTAATCCAAGGCCTGGAAAAGAGTATAGAGTTTAACACCGGCTACCAACCTAAAAGAATAATTAAACCACAAACCACCGACAGTGGTTTTTTAAAAGAAGCCGGAGTTGAAACAATAGTATTAGGTGGAGCCGAATCAAAAGAACCACACAGCAACAACGAATCGGTCAGCATCGACATACTAGAAGACCTATACACAATCTACAAACACTTCGCAAACACCCAACAATAA
- the fbp gene encoding fructose-1,6-bisphosphate aldolase/phosphatase, giving the protein MMVTLSVIKADIGSLPGHVRAPDKLISRVEGVLEDGLSDGVLIDYYVGCCGDDIDLIMSHDHGVDSEEIHSLAWDAFQEGTELAKELGLYGAGQDLLSDAFSGNVKGLGPGSAEMEFEERESEPVLTFLCDKTSPSAFNFPLFKMFADPFSTSGLVLDPSLHEGFDFEVLDYYEGETATLSCPEEMYDLLSLLGITSKYSVESVFKKDGRHAAAVSTEKLNLMAGEYVGKDDPVAVVRCQSGFPAVGEALEAFSFPHLVPGWMRGSHNGPLMPVSEEDATPTRFDGPPRVVALGFQLNDGRLEGPRDLFGDPSFDLAREKACEAAEYMRGHGPFQPHLLSEDELEYTTVPKVLERLEDRFE; this is encoded by the coding sequence ATGATGGTTACTTTAAGTGTGATTAAGGCTGATATTGGTAGTTTACCAGGGCACGTTAGGGCTCCCGATAAGTTGATTAGTAGGGTTGAAGGGGTTCTTGAGGATGGTTTGTCGGATGGTGTTTTGATTGATTATTATGTTGGGTGTTGTGGTGATGATATTGATTTGATTATGTCTCATGACCATGGTGTTGATTCTGAGGAGATTCATTCTCTTGCTTGGGATGCTTTTCAGGAGGGGACTGAGTTGGCTAAGGAGCTTGGTTTGTATGGTGCGGGCCAGGATTTGCTTTCTGATGCGTTTTCTGGTAATGTGAAGGGTTTGGGTCCTGGTTCTGCTGAGATGGAGTTTGAGGAGCGGGAGAGTGAGCCTGTTTTGACGTTTTTGTGTGATAAGACCAGTCCGAGTGCGTTTAATTTTCCGTTGTTTAAGATGTTTGCTGATCCCTTCAGTACTTCGGGGCTTGTTTTGGATCCTAGTTTGCATGAGGGATTTGATTTTGAGGTTTTGGATTATTATGAGGGTGAGACGGCTACTTTGAGTTGTCCTGAAGAGATGTATGATTTGCTTTCTTTGTTGGGGATTACTTCTAAGTATAGTGTTGAGTCGGTGTTTAAGAAGGATGGTCGGCATGCTGCAGCTGTCAGTACTGAGAAACTGAATTTGATGGCTGGTGAGTATGTTGGTAAGGATGATCCGGTTGCTGTTGTTAGGTGTCAATCTGGTTTTCCTGCTGTTGGTGAGGCTTTGGAGGCCTTTTCGTTCCCACACCTAGTTCCTGGGTGGATGCGTGGTTCTCATAATGGGCCTTTGATGCCTGTTAGTGAGGAGGATGCGACTCCTACAAGGTTTGATGGACCGCCCAGGGTTGTTGCGCTTGGGTTTCAGTTGAATGATGGTAGGTTGGAGGGGCCTAGAGATCTGTTTGGTGATCCGTCTTTTGATTTGGCTAGGGAGAAGGCGTGTGAAGCTGCTGAATATATGAGGGGTCATGGACCGTTCCAACCTCATTTGTTGAGTGAGGATGAACTTGAGTATACGACTGTTCCAAAGGTTTTGGAGAGGTTAGAGGACAGGTTTGAATAA